Part of the Candidatus Methanomethylicota archaeon genome is shown below.
TAGGCTTATCCACACCAACACAACTAACATCCTCAATGTTTGGGTCACCCATCAAAACATGTATAGGCCCATAACCAAGAAGATCCCTCTCAATATAGTATAGAATTCTATCCCTCCTAGCACCAGTAAGACCTAAACTACCCCTATACCTATCCACAATACGCTTAATCTCACCATAAACATGCCCCCTCAAATCCTCAGTAACAGCATAAACCTTCAACTCCTCAGTAACAACATCCACAAGCCTCTCATAAGCATCCCTCTCCTCATCACTAAGCCTATACTCATCCACATAATAAGCCAAAGCACCACCCTCCCAAGGAATCCTAACAATATAAACCCTAGCAAAAGGCTCATAAACAGGATAACTCTCCAAAACCTCAAACCTCTCATCAAAGGGGAGAAACTCCACAGCCCTCTCAGCAGCAACCCTCCTAACAACACGAACCTTAGGACTAACAAAAGGAAGCCTAACCATAAACAACCAGAAAAATAAGGGTAAAAACTGAAATATAAATGTAACACAATACAAAAAGAATACAAAAGTATCCGCAAAAGAAGAGCAATCGAAAATTATATATTTAAAGGCGAACAAGAATTAAAAGCAAAGGTGTAAGAAATGAGGAACACGAAGAAGAGAGGCATATCGCCAGTAATAGCAACAGTAATACTAGTGGCAATAGCAATAGTGATAAGCATTGCAGCAGCATTCTGGATGACAGGACTACTAAGCAGCTTCACAGCATACGAAAAACTAACAATATCTGCGTCAATAGCAAAAACAGCAACTCCTAATCAGTACACTGCGACTATTATCATAACAAATGATGGCACTATAACTGCAACTGTCCAAAAAATCTTGATAAACGGAGAAGATGTAACTTCGAAGTTCCAAAATGTCGGTGATGTATCTCCTGGAGACACAGTATCTCTTACCATGAAATCCGGTGAGTATTTCACGGCTACTCCTGGTAGGCCTGTCAAGATAACGGTGGTGACTTCAAGGGCTTCTTACGAAACTCAACTGATGGCACCATAAATCTACATAAAAATCTTTTTAGCATGATCAAATTATTATGGAATTGAAAGTTCGGTACGCATATGTGACTAATTACGGAATAAAAACTTACAAAGCTATCTAAAATAGATATGAATGAGCATGGCATCTAAAATCATATTGAGAAGTTGTTTAAGCTGTTCTCGAGGAATGATGATTTCAAGCATATCTTTGAGGAAGCAACACGTAGATCTTCAAAACCACTTATCACAAGACCTAAAGATAGCTATATGTGAATGAAAGAGATTAGTTTATCATGTTTTTAACCCCCTATTCTTTTAGGAAGGCTATCGTCTCACATGTCTCTTACCCTACTTCTTTGAAAGCTTGAAGACTTCTCACTTTTCCAATAGCTCTTCGTGCTGATAGTTCCTTTTCTCCC
Proteins encoded:
- a CDS encoding DUF4352 domain-containing protein — translated: MRNTKKRGISPVIATVILVAIAIVISIAAAFWMTGLLSSFTAYEKLTISASIAKTATPNQYTATIIITNDGTITATVQKILINGEDVTSKFQNVGDVSPGDTVSLTMKSGEYFTATPGRPVKITVVTSRASYETQLMAP